The DNA window CTCCAATGGTTGCGATCAATCTATCTTCGGTAATCAGCATTTTGGTTCCCGCATTTCTTGGTACAGAACCTGTTGTTTCCAGTACAGTTACCATTACACAAGGTTGTTGATTTTGTTCTAGTTTGGCTAATTCGTGAATCCAATTGTCGCTGTACATGGTTTTCTCCTTAGCTGATTACCTATTTAAGGCCTCAGGCACTGGCATTTTTTGCCCTATGAATCGCCATTAACACCCGCTCAGGCGTTGCCGGGGTATTTAATTGTGGCGCTGGCCCTTTAGGTACAGCATAAGTAATGGCATTTCTTAATGCGCTCCATACAGAAATAGCAAGCATAAAAGGAGGCTCGCCGACCGCTTTTGAATGATAGACGGTGTCTTCTGAGTTGGCGTGGTTTTGAAGTAATTGCGTATTAAACTCCAATGGCATATCGGAGATAGCAGGAATTTTGTAACTTGCAGGTCCGTTTGTTGTTAAACGTCCTTGCCCATCCCAGCATAATTCTTCGGTAGTAAGCCATCCAACGCCTTGAATAAAGCCACCTTCAATTTGTCCTATGTCTATTGCTGGATTCAGTGACGCTCCAACATCATGCAGAATGTCCACTCGCAGTAGTTTGTATTCGCCAGTCAAGGTATCAATAATTACTTCCGAGCATGCTGCGCCATAGGCATAATAATAGAAAGGACGACCACGCGCTCTGTCATGGTCATAGTGGATTTTTGGTGTGCGATAAAAGCCTGTGCTCGACAGCGAGATCTGGTTGAAATAGGCTAATTGAACTAAGGCATCAAATGTCATCTGCTTTTTACCAGCCATGACATGACCGTTTTTAAATGCCACCTCTTTCGGCATTACCTTAAAGTGCTTTGAGGCAAACTTAATCAGCCGCTGCTTTATTGTCTTAGCGGCATTTTGCGCGGCTTTTCCGTTGAGATCAGTACCTGAAGATGCCGCAGTAGGGGAGGTATTTGGAACCTTGTCGGTATTTGTGGCTGTAATTTGAATGCGTTTTATTTCAACCTGAAACTCTTCTGCGACAATCTGCGCTATTTTTGTATTGAGGCCTTGTCCCATTTCAGTACCACCATGGTTAAGATGAATACTGCCGTCAGTGTATATATGGATAAGAGCACCAGCTTGATTTAAAAATTTAGCTGTAAAGGAAATGCCAAACTTCACTGGTGTAATGGCTAGGCCTTTTTTAAGAATCGGGCTTTGTTTGTTGTATTGATTAATAGACTTGCGGCGAGCTTGATATTTACAATCTTTAACTAGCTTATTGGTAATACTTGCTAGGCAATTATCTTCAACTTTTTGATGGTAATGGGTGATGTTTCGACCTTGGCCACCGTAATAATTAGCTTTGCGGATGTCTAGGGGATCTTTTTTCAGGTAATGGGCGATTTCATCCATGATGTGTTCTATTGTCATCATTCCTTGGGGCCCACCAAAGCCTCGAAAGGCGGTATTGGAGGCCTTGTTCGTCATACATCTGTGGCCAGTAACACTTGCAGCACCGAGATAATAAGCGTTATCTGAGTGAAACATCGCGCGGTCGACAATTGAACTGGATAAATCTGGCGAGAACCCACAATCACCGGAAACAACAAGGTCGATACCTTCTATTACACCCTCATCATTAAATCCCACCTTATACTGATTATAGAAAGGGTGCCTTTTTCCAGTGATTATCATATCTTCCATGCGCGGAAGACGCAGTTTGGTTGGCCGTTGAGTGAGATTGGCAATTACAGCGGCAATGCACGCAGGTATCGCCGCTTGTGTTTCTTTTCCACCAAAGCCGCCGCCCATCCTGCGTATTTCAATCACCACCTTGTTGATTGGTAAATTGAGAACCTGAGCGACTTTATGCTGCACTTCTGTTGGATTTTGGGTTGATGAGAAGACTTGCATTCCGCCATCTTCTGTAGGTATCGCGCTGCTTACTTGTGTTTCAAGATAAAAATGCTCTTGACCACCAATTTCAAGCTCACCTTCGATGATGTGTTTGGCACGCTTAAAGGCGCGTTGTAGGTTTCCTCGTGCCTGCTGATGACTTTCGCTGACAAACTGCTTTTGTTTTAGTGCCTGTTTAACGTCCAATTGAGGTGGAAGAGGTTGATACTCAATAGTAACAGCTTGTGCTGCTTCTCTCGCTGTATCGATTGAATTGGCGGCGATTGCAAAAATGGGTTGGCCATAATATTGGACTTCACCGTCTGCAAGTAA is part of the Vibrio aquimaris genome and encodes:
- the xdhB gene encoding xanthine dehydrogenase molybdopterin binding subunit, which produces MSKLYKKMLKTGVGKSVEHDSATKQVTGEATYVDDRLEYPNQLHVYIGTSTQAHAKITKLDTSSCYGFAGVACVITQQNILGDIDIGAILPGDPLLADGEVQYYGQPIFAIAANSIDTAREAAQAVTIEYQPLPPQLDVKQALKQKQFVSESHQQARGNLQRAFKRAKHIIEGELEIGGQEHFYLETQVSSAIPTEDGGMQVFSSTQNPTEVQHKVAQVLNLPINKVVIEIRRMGGGFGGKETQAAIPACIAAVIANLTQRPTKLRLPRMEDMIITGKRHPFYNQYKVGFNDEGVIEGIDLVVSGDCGFSPDLSSSIVDRAMFHSDNAYYLGAASVTGHRCMTNKASNTAFRGFGGPQGMMTIEHIMDEIAHYLKKDPLDIRKANYYGGQGRNITHYHQKVEDNCLASITNKLVKDCKYQARRKSINQYNKQSPILKKGLAITPVKFGISFTAKFLNQAGALIHIYTDGSIHLNHGGTEMGQGLNTKIAQIVAEEFQVEIKRIQITATNTDKVPNTSPTAASSGTDLNGKAAQNAAKTIKQRLIKFASKHFKVMPKEVAFKNGHVMAGKKQMTFDALVQLAYFNQISLSSTGFYRTPKIHYDHDRARGRPFYYYAYGAACSEVIIDTLTGEYKLLRVDILHDVGASLNPAIDIGQIEGGFIQGVGWLTTEELCWDGQGRLTTNGPASYKIPAISDMPLEFNTQLLQNHANSEDTVYHSKAVGEPPFMLAISVWSALRNAITYAVPKGPAPQLNTPATPERVLMAIHRAKNASA